One Methanolinea sp. DNA window includes the following coding sequences:
- a CDS encoding CBS domain-containing protein: MKRARDFMVEVPHFPSDEKVTRVRSVLRDNFIREAYVHDEKGRLLGYVDITAVLRVPATRSDVTVEGFVREVSPALPDDPVERLVGRIRANGTDSVPIVDEQGKVLGGVLLSDIFPVITSRHPLAGKVKDFMTGDVVTCETEDTVTRIYNLIVESGYSAIPVMKRKRLVGIISRSDLLRDGRWRPSREGSAKTKVESVMKTPVITVAPDDDLQYAAGLLVKHDVSRLPVLDGECLVGILDRHDVLKAVPREG; encoded by the coding sequence ATGAAGAGGGCCCGCGATTTCATGGTGGAAGTACCCCACTTCCCTTCCGACGAGAAGGTGACGAGGGTCCGGTCCGTATTGCGGGATAACTTCATCAGGGAAGCGTACGTCCACGACGAGAAGGGCCGGCTCCTCGGGTACGTGGACATCACTGCCGTCCTCCGGGTGCCTGCCACGAGGTCGGACGTGACGGTGGAGGGTTTCGTGAGGGAGGTGAGCCCTGCCCTTCCGGACGACCCTGTTGAGAGGCTGGTCGGGCGCATCAGGGCGAACGGGACGGACAGCGTCCCGATCGTCGACGAGCAGGGGAAGGTGCTCGGGGGCGTGCTCCTCTCCGATATATTCCCCGTCATCACGTCGCGCCACCCGCTCGCCGGGAAGGTGAAGGATTTCATGACGGGGGATGTGGTCACCTGCGAGACCGAGGACACGGTCACGAGGATATACAACCTCATCGTTGAGAGCGGGTACTCCGCGATCCCCGTCATGAAGCGCAAGCGCCTCGTGGGGATAATCTCCCGCAGCGACCTCCTCCGCGACGGCAGGTGGCGTCCCTCGCGCGAGGGTTCGGCAAAGACCAAGGTCGAGAGCGTGATGAAGACGCCCGTGATTACGGTCGCGCCCGACGATGACCTGCAGTACGCCGCGGGCCTCCTCGTCAAGCACGACGTGAGCCGCCTCCCGGTCCTCGACGGCGAGTGCCTCGTCGGGATCCTCGACAGGCACGATGTCCT